One Miscanthus floridulus cultivar M001 chromosome 11, ASM1932011v1, whole genome shotgun sequence DNA window includes the following coding sequences:
- the LOC136492846 gene encoding uncharacterized protein At3g27210-like: MRLLRIVGKSASSHTMAAAAALPDDLDGAGAVTVVAVGVDRNNGMVNGSKDELFFEARPRLDSDSEDDFYSVRGDFTPSRGSTPDHPRLTPSSRRILVDRSGPSLVQKKQRLLELLQEKQHYDDEDDSVTDVSSPIESSAVHAEEHMKASHKTEKSKK, encoded by the exons ATGAGGCTGCTCAGGATCGTCGGCAAGAGTGCCTCTTCCCacaccatggcggcggcggcggctttgcCGGATGACCTGGATGGTGCCGGGGCGGTAACCGTCGTCGCAGTAGGCGTAGATCGCAACAACGGCATGGTTAATG GAAGCAAAGATGAGTTGTTCTTCGAAGCAAGGCCCAGGTTAGATTCCGACAGTGAAGATGATTTCTACAGTGTGAGAGGAG ATTTCACGCCATCAAGAGGCAGCACACCAGATCATCCGAGATTAACACCTTCAAGTAGGCGAATACTGGTAGACAGATCGGGTCCTTCTCTGGTTCAAAAGAAGCAGAGACTTCTCGAGCTTCTTCAGGAGAAGCAACACTATGACGACGAGGATGACAGTGTCACCGATGTTAGTAGCCCCAT TGAAAGTAGCGCGGTTCATGCTGAAGAACACATGAAGGCTTCTCACAAAACTGAGAAATCAAAGAAGTAA
- the LOC136494883 gene encoding uncharacterized protein, which produces MLENQVKIPIAAAIFHNLIRLLHGDEEWLDHQPDNIPPSTFVAVLSGDQMNDLNVGSVQGNALRDTVAQEINGWKGSPKLNMIARGSPKMHKFLATTSAIKKKTSPKCKKAKKTGGSPKVLMQRAYWNPALEKSLVDILHERKYSGYRGDNGWNSEGWNKMVKKFHMRNMYVNYTKSQIQDKEGQLWESLMMAGHLAEGTYNLTSLGPPQEEEPLQQIHEVEDLDSIEVHEVLDEDGSITEMQTSEPATIERSGQRDSLSRDEENEVVAVERSEHRRTNTTTSSKKHEKEEKRPKKGERIEEMMGRYLDMRTKQVQDESTDLAKEKEVAEGRRQR; this is translated from the exons ATGTTGGAAAATCAAGTAAAGATACCTATAGCAGCTGCCATCTTCCATAATCTAATCCGATTACTTCATGGAGATGAGGAATGGTTAGATCATCAGCCAGATAATATCCCTCCAAGTACCTTTGTTGCTGTGCTAAGTGGTGATCAAATGAATGACCTAAATGTGGGTTCAGTACAAGGCAACGCTTTAAGAGACACCGTCGCCCAAGAAAT CAATGGTTGGAAAGGCTCCCCAAAGTTGAACATGATTGCAAGGGGGTCGCCAAAGATGCATAAGTTCCTGGCTACAACAAGTGCTATTAAAAAGAAGACTTCTCCTAAATGCAAGAAGGCAAAGAAGACTGGAGGTTCTCCGAAAG TACTAATGCAAAGAGCGTACTGGAATCCGGCCCTTGAGAAGTCCCTGGTAGACATTCTCCATGAGCGTAAATATAGTGGCTACAGAGGTGACAACGGTTGGAACTCTGAAGGGTGGAATAAGATGGTGAAGAAGTTCCATATGAGGAACATGTATGTCAACTACACAAAGAGTCAGATTCAAGACAAAGAAGGGCAACTTTGGGAGAGCCTTATGATGGCAG GTCATTTGGCTGAAGGTACTTATAATCTCACTTCCCTTGGGCCACCACAAGAAGAAGAACCACTTCAACAAATTCATGAAGTAGAAGACTTGGACAGCATTGAGGTTCATGAGGTACTAGATGAAGATGGTTCAATCACTGAGATGCAAACAAGTGAGCCTGCAACTATTGAAAGAAGTGGACAGCGAGATTCTCTGTcacgagatgaagaaaatgaggtCGTAGCTGTTGAAAGAAGCGAGCATAGAAGAACTAATACTACTACATCAAGCAAAAAAcatgaaaaggaagaaaagaggccTAAGAAGGGTGAAAGGATTGAAGAAATGATGGGGAGATACCTAGACATGAGGACTAAGCAAGTACAAGATGAGTCTACAGATCTAGCCAAAGAAAAGGAGGTTGCTGAAG GGAGGAGGCAACGATGA
- the LOC136494352 gene encoding F-box/kelch-repeat protein At1g67480-like, giving the protein MLALVGSREGPVQSQTCLGVRMQLMFPAGQNVPSKTMIQMQNDYSSSALIPGLPEDVAKICLALVPRRYFPGMGAVSKRWMAFIGSREFIAVRKEVGKVEEWIYVLTTEAGRNGSCWEVLGSLDQKKRRLPPMPGPNKAGFGVVVLDGKLFVMAGYAADHGKEFVSDEVYCYHACLNRWTAFAKMNVARRDFACAEVKGVIYVAGGFGLAGDSLSSVEAYNPQQNKWTLIESLRRPRWGCFGCGFNDKLYIMGGRSSFTIGNTRSVDVYEPDLHTWEELKRGCVMVTSHAILGKSLFCIEWKNQRSLATFNPADNSWQKIPVPLTGSSSTKFSLGVLGMKVLLFSLEEEPGYQTLAYDPAAPTGCEWQTTKLKPSGSCICSVSIEV; this is encoded by the exons ATGCTTGCCCTTGTTGGATCAAGAGAAGGTCCTGTTCAATCACAGACGTGCCTCGGTGTTAGAATGCAGCTCATGTTCCCAGCTGGGCAAAATGTTCCCTCCAAGACGATGATCCAAATGCAGAATGATTATTCATCCAGCGCGCTGATACCTGGTCTGCCAGAAGATGTGGCAAAGATTTGCCTTGCTCTTGTTCCTCGGAGATATTTCCCTGGCATGGGTGCTGTGTCAAAGAGGTGGATGGCATTCATTGGGAGCAGAGAATTCATCGCCGTCCGCAAGGAGGTTGGGAAGGTTGAAGAGTGGATTTATGTCCTGACCACTGAAGCAGGCAGAAATGGAAGCTGTTGGGAGGTGTTGGGGAGCCTGGATCAGAAGAAGAGAAGACTTCCACCTATGCCTGGGCCAAACAAAGCTGGGTTTGGTGTGGTGGTTCTTGATGGAAAGCTTTTTGTCATGGCTGGCTATGCTGCTGACCATGGGAAAGAATTTGTTTCTGATGAGGTTTACTGCTATCATGCCTGTCTGAAcag GTGGACTGCATTTGCCAAGATGAATGTTGCGCGACGCGACTTTGCCTGCGCAGAGGTCAAGGGTGTGATATATGTAGCTGGTGGATTTGGCCTTGCTGGCGATAGCCTGAGCAGCGTCGAAGCATACAATCCACAGCAGAACAAATGGACACTGATCGAGAGCCTTCGCAGGCCGAGGTGGGGCTGCTTTGGTTGTGGGTTCAATGACAAGCTGTACATCATGGGTGGGCGTTCTAGCTTCACTATTGGCAATACACGCTCTGTCGACGTGTATGAACCTGATCTCCACACCTGGGAGGAGCTCAAGAGAGGCTGTGTGATGGTCACATCTCATGCTATCCTTGGCAAGAGTCTGTTCTGCATCGAGTGGAAGAACCAGCGATCACTTGCAACATTTAACCCGGCAGACAACTCTTGGCAGAAGATCCCTGTGCCCCTTACTGGCAGTTCCAGCACTAAGTTTTCCCTTGGGGTGCTTGGCATGAAGGTTCTTCTATTCTCACTGGAGGAAGAACCTGGGTACCAAACACTGGCGTATGATCCTGCAGCACCCACAGGATGTGAGTGGCAGACAACAAAGCTCAAGCCTTCAGGGTCGTGCATATGCAGTGTGAGCATTGAAGTTTGA